In Treponema primitia ZAS-2, a genomic segment contains:
- a CDS encoding 16S rRNA (guanine(527)-N(7))-methyltransferase RsmG, whose translation MTPESAKLPAAHPAKLPADMELLREGLLKLREADKDADRLLGPRMEEIISLLNRYTDEIELFNPAYGLVGAADRQELTVKHILDSLAPIEILLRIMEAHFPDAGFPGSGQSAESPDQALETHILRIADVGSGAGFPGIPLAVAMPNCSFTLIERMGRRVGFLKNTLAVLGLSNAGIEEKEMERAAPARFDLITFRAFRPLESDIIKGLFRLLAPGGILAAYKGRRDKIEEEMKMVQDFTVTWDIYPCPVPFLDEERHLVVICRKS comes from the coding sequence ATGACGCCGGAATCTGCGAAGCTTCCCGCAGCACATCCAGCGAAGCTCCCCGCGGACATGGAGCTCTTGCGGGAAGGACTCCTAAAGCTGCGGGAAGCGGATAAAGATGCAGACCGTCTTTTGGGTCCCCGCATGGAAGAAATTATAAGCCTACTCAACAGATATACTGATGAGATAGAACTCTTCAACCCTGCCTACGGACTGGTAGGCGCTGCGGACCGGCAGGAACTGACGGTAAAGCATATCCTGGATTCCCTTGCCCCAATAGAGATACTCCTGCGTATTATGGAGGCTCATTTTCCGGACGCCGGTTTCCCGGGCAGTGGGCAGTCGGCTGAAAGCCCGGACCAGGCGCTGGAAACACATATCCTACGAATTGCCGATGTGGGTTCCGGTGCGGGTTTTCCGGGTATACCCCTGGCTGTAGCTATGCCGAACTGTTCCTTTACATTGATTGAGCGCATGGGCCGCCGGGTGGGCTTTCTTAAAAACACTCTGGCAGTTCTGGGGCTGTCCAATGCGGGGATCGAGGAAAAGGAAATGGAACGAGCCGCCCCGGCTCGTTTTGATCTCATTACTTTTCGTGCGTTCCGGCCCTTGGAATCGGATATAATTAAAGGATTGTTCCGGCTCCTTGCCCCTGGAGGAATACTTGCGGCTTACAAAGGGCGGCGGGATAAAATAGAAGAAGAAATGAAAATGGTACAGGACTTCACAGTTACCTGGGACATATATCCCTGCCCCGTCCCTTTTCTTGATGAAGAGCGCCACCTGGTGGTAATATGCAGAAAGTCATAA
- a CDS encoding DUF3943 domain-containing protein, whose amino-acid sequence MQKVIILLVLFLAIFGQIGAQETEGTEDEKKSLYPALLGGVFTNTVFHLTSRLFGADFAQTSLESIKTNLESPWIWDSDAFLFNHPGHPYQGGLYHAAARSNGFNFYESILFDATGSLTWELFGETDIPSLNDLVVTTFGGAAFGEMLHLLYLEIDNPWAAALVSPMDALNNAVLQKKPPRTNNLYYISASLAPGWIRSIKEDRQILRQLRDSDINLTPSNIYTINMDGEVIYGDPFIHNSKKPYSQFEVKWQLGGSFDFSWFDWTLLTDGYLISINPIDTEKNSLSTGLSMQYDMIVGNNTNFASNALDWSQKWKHTFKNTTLELKTHIGWTFLGSSEYYPFAELSGMNLDPHETDNDYGIGGNGKIFFTLQNSKYGKLTLGSCNYLLYIIPWNKPESKGREYLHMSFFEYAYSFTEKFSIFVNDSLYIKTGTSHRRANVVSVADRILLGVQWTFLNKNL is encoded by the coding sequence ATGCAGAAAGTCATAATACTTTTAGTTTTGTTTTTGGCAATATTCGGACAGATTGGTGCACAGGAAACAGAGGGCACAGAAGATGAAAAGAAATCATTGTACCCGGCTTTGCTTGGCGGAGTGTTTACAAATACTGTATTCCATTTAACAAGCCGGCTATTCGGAGCAGATTTTGCCCAGACAAGTTTAGAAAGCATTAAAACGAATCTTGAATCTCCGTGGATATGGGATAGCGATGCATTTTTGTTTAACCATCCCGGGCATCCGTATCAGGGCGGATTGTACCATGCGGCGGCCCGCTCAAATGGTTTTAATTTTTACGAATCTATTCTCTTTGATGCGACAGGAAGTTTAACATGGGAATTATTTGGTGAAACTGATATTCCTTCGTTAAATGACCTGGTTGTTACTACTTTTGGCGGTGCAGCCTTCGGTGAAATGCTTCATCTTCTTTATTTGGAGATAGATAACCCCTGGGCAGCTGCTTTGGTAAGCCCAATGGATGCGCTTAATAATGCAGTATTGCAAAAAAAGCCGCCAAGGACAAACAACCTCTATTATATTTCCGCATCTTTAGCGCCGGGATGGATACGATCAATTAAAGAAGACAGGCAGATACTGCGCCAACTTCGGGATAGTGATATTAATCTGACACCGTCTAATATATATACAATAAATATGGACGGAGAAGTAATTTACGGAGATCCGTTTATTCATAATTCGAAGAAACCTTATTCTCAATTTGAAGTTAAATGGCAGCTGGGTGGTTCATTTGATTTTTCATGGTTTGACTGGACTTTACTAACCGATGGTTATCTTATATCAATTAATCCAATAGATACGGAAAAAAATAGTTTATCCACAGGATTATCCATGCAATATGATATGATTGTAGGCAATAACACTAATTTTGCCAGTAATGCGCTTGACTGGTCGCAAAAATGGAAGCATACATTTAAAAATACTACCCTGGAATTAAAAACGCATATCGGATGGACATTTCTCGGTTCATCAGAATACTACCCTTTTGCGGAATTGTCGGGCATGAATTTAGATCCCCATGAAACGGATAATGATTACGGAATAGGCGGTAATGGGAAAATATTTTTTACCTTACAAAATTCAAAATATGGAAAATTGACACTGGGATCATGTAACTATTTACTCTATATAATCCCTTGGAATAAACCCGAGTCCAAAGGCAGAGAATATTTGCATATGTCCTTTTTTGAATACGCTTATTCATTTACAGAAAAATTTTCTATCTTTGTAAATGATTCGCTGTATATAAAGACCGGAACATCGCATAGAAGAGCTAATGTGGTCTCTGTTGCCGATCGCATTCTTCTTGGTGTACAATGGACATTTTTAAACAAAAACCTATAG
- a CDS encoding TetR/AcrR family transcriptional regulator, with amino-acid sequence MGQKRGLDDEAILSAAVTLTESQGFEGLSLQSLAAALEVKPPSLYNHINGLEDLRIRLAQFALEFMEKSIRDRVVGRSREQAIREIATAYRDFAKKHPELYKAFSIIPQSENAELKETAHSLQNTLFRILEPYKLKPNDEIHFIRFIRSSLHGFVSLEAMGFFRQGRGVHKEASFNEIVNMFIIMLKNYQKKRVRL; translated from the coding sequence ATGGGGCAAAAAAGAGGATTGGATGATGAGGCGATTCTTTCTGCAGCGGTAACTCTTACCGAATCCCAGGGCTTTGAAGGCTTGAGTCTGCAAAGCCTGGCTGCCGCTTTGGAGGTAAAACCGCCGTCCCTCTATAACCATATCAATGGCCTGGAAGATTTGCGGATACGCCTGGCTCAATTTGCCCTGGAGTTCATGGAAAAGAGTATCCGGGACAGGGTTGTGGGCCGCTCCCGGGAACAGGCGATCAGGGAAATTGCGACGGCCTACCGGGATTTTGCAAAAAAACACCCCGAATTGTATAAAGCCTTCTCCATTATACCCCAGTCGGAAAATGCTGAACTCAAGGAAACGGCCCATTCCCTGCAAAATACATTATTCCGGATTCTGGAACCCTACAAATTGAAACCCAATGATGAAATACACTTTATCCGTTTTATACGGAGCAGCCTGCATGGATTTGTCTCCCTTGAAGCCATGGGGTTCTTTCGCCAAGGCCGCGGAGTGCATAAAGAGGCAAGTTTCAACGAAATAGTAAATATGTTTATTATTATGCTGAAAAACTACCAAAAAAAGAGAGTGCGCCTATGA
- a CDS encoding MBL fold metallo-hydrolase has product MKIAEGIYSLDCAGHGHVFYLEDEQTLIDTGMPNKGRRILKELSRLGIKPEGIKRIFLTHHDVDHAGNVRFLEEKAGAEIFIGKEDLPYLMNQRARPGIKKYLTKLLGLVPPKHAKTFEVMGNSSGIQTYYTPGHTPGHHVFLYGGILFAGDLFRIEGDRVKAMNPKMNWNGDILGNSISLIKEIPFTVVCPSHGNPMTREKMLPLIEELGGKQP; this is encoded by the coding sequence ATGAAAATAGCTGAGGGTATCTATTCTCTGGACTGTGCAGGGCATGGTCATGTATTTTACCTCGAGGATGAACAAACCCTGATTGACACAGGTATGCCGAATAAGGGACGGCGTATTTTGAAGGAACTCTCCCGGCTCGGCATAAAACCGGAAGGCATAAAACGGATTTTTTTAACCCACCACGATGTGGATCATGCCGGTAATGTTCGGTTTCTTGAAGAAAAAGCCGGAGCCGAAATTTTTATCGGTAAAGAAGATCTACCCTATCTTATGAACCAAAGGGCAAGGCCGGGAATAAAAAAATACCTGACAAAACTTTTAGGGCTAGTTCCTCCAAAGCACGCCAAGACATTCGAGGTTATGGGGAATTCCTCTGGGATACAGACGTATTATACGCCAGGACACACTCCTGGGCATCATGTTTTTCTTTATGGGGGCATACTTTTTGCAGGTGATCTTTTCAGGATTGAAGGGGATCGTGTAAAAGCCATGAATCCCAAAATGAACTGGAATGGGGATATTCTGGGGAATTCCATTTCCCTGATCAAGGAAATTCCGTTTACTGTTGTCTGCCCGTCCCATGGAAATCCTATGACGAGAGAAAAAATGCTGCCGCTTATTGAAGAATTAGGAGGAAAACAACCATGA
- a CDS encoding YhgE/Pip domain-containing protein, with the protein MNALQIFKHGLKSSLRKPGSIFATILILVVPVMYPLFWLQAFWNPYANIGNLPVAFVNEDSGVYGAGLEQQLRNSIDVKWSFPGRKSADSGLKDKTYYAVFVIPENFSQSISNVRTANIETYVNGKNNFMATLLASQIEKRLEEQISAQIVQNVTGKLPGGDMVAAFAANPIEGKQIDINPVANTGTGFAPYFSSLALWIGALLISLVLGRRVDKSKLLSPDGVNLTLGRFLLFACAGLVQAVLLTAIIYALRIDVQSGLLTLAALAVSALTSIALVSTLISIFGMFGQMLSMFLLIFQLTASGGTFPTELTQGGLFIALHPFVPFTYSLNALRETISGVPPDGNVLVRSLAVQIAVLTGALIICAAVETFRGRGQTKLSGRELILPQGNS; encoded by the coding sequence ATGAATGCGCTGCAAATTTTTAAACACGGTTTAAAGTCAAGCCTGCGTAAACCGGGTAGCATTTTCGCAACAATACTGATACTTGTCGTTCCGGTAATGTATCCATTATTTTGGTTACAGGCATTCTGGAATCCCTATGCAAATATTGGTAATCTACCCGTTGCGTTCGTCAACGAGGATTCAGGTGTTTACGGGGCAGGCCTTGAACAACAGCTGCGTAATTCGATTGATGTTAAATGGTCTTTCCCCGGCAGAAAATCCGCCGACAGCGGGCTGAAAGATAAGACCTACTATGCAGTGTTTGTCATCCCCGAAAATTTCTCCCAGAGCATATCTAACGTACGGACAGCAAACATTGAAACCTATGTAAACGGCAAAAACAACTTTATGGCGACGCTTCTCGCTTCACAGATTGAAAAAAGGCTTGAGGAACAAATTTCCGCGCAAATAGTGCAAAACGTGACCGGGAAATTACCCGGAGGAGATATGGTGGCGGCATTTGCGGCAAACCCTATTGAGGGCAAACAAATCGACATCAACCCCGTGGCAAATACAGGAACGGGATTCGCTCCCTATTTTTCATCCCTTGCGCTGTGGATAGGCGCGCTTTTGATCTCCCTTGTACTGGGCCGGCGCGTTGATAAATCAAAACTATTGTCCCCGGACGGCGTAAATCTCACCCTGGGGCGTTTTCTTTTGTTCGCCTGTGCGGGCTTGGTACAGGCTGTATTATTGACAGCAATAATCTATGCGCTTAGAATAGATGTCCAGAGCGGTTTATTGACCTTAGCCGCGCTGGCGGTGTCGGCACTGACGAGTATAGCCCTGGTATCAACACTTATCAGCATATTCGGAATGTTCGGGCAAATGTTGTCCATGTTCTTGCTGATATTCCAGCTTACCGCAAGTGGCGGCACTTTTCCGACTGAACTCACCCAGGGCGGATTGTTTATAGCGCTTCACCCGTTTGTACCCTTCACGTATTCGCTGAACGCGCTGCGTGAAACAATTTCCGGGGTTCCACCGGACGGAAATGTATTGGTACGATCTCTCGCCGTACAGATCGCAGTTTTAACCGGTGCATTAATTATCTGCGCGGCAGTTGAAACGTTTCGCGGCAGAGGGCAAACAAAATTATCCGGGCGGGAACTGATCTTGCCCCAGGGGAATAGCTGA
- a CDS encoding MATE family efflux transporter, translating into MEQTMKDDQQNEKFIKMTTAPIGPLIIGLAIPSAIIMLISALYNMADTFFVSFLGTSATAAVGVSFPLMAVIQAVGFFFGHGSGNYIARELGAQNYTNASKMAATGFFSAFIAGVLLAIFGVLFLEPLVRLLGATDTILPFAREYLRFILIGAPFMMCSLMQNNLLRYQGSSFYGMIGMVSGALINIALDPLFIFVFHLGSGGAGLATMISQFISFCILLIASGKKDNVRIRFKYFSPSLANYREMLRGGLPSLARQGIASISGICMNNFAGSFGDEAIAAITIVQRVFMMAASLVAGIGQGFQPVCGFNYGAKLYPRVKQGFLFSMLVMTIPLIPLGILGFIFAPQIIALFRPDDTLLIEIGARVFRYQCYTIPLLGWVTINSMMMQTMGKAFKASLLAIARQGLFMLPLLFLLTPLFGFTGIAVSQPLADFGTFILSIPLSISVFREMKHDSPGAITIKK; encoded by the coding sequence ATGGAACAAACAATGAAGGATGATCAGCAGAACGAAAAATTTATTAAAATGACCACCGCGCCAATTGGCCCGCTTATCATCGGCCTTGCCATTCCATCTGCAATAATCATGCTTATCAGCGCCCTGTATAATATGGCAGATACCTTTTTTGTGAGCTTCCTGGGAACCAGCGCCACTGCGGCAGTGGGGGTAAGCTTTCCCCTTATGGCGGTGATACAGGCCGTTGGGTTTTTCTTCGGCCATGGATCAGGTAATTATATTGCCCGCGAGTTGGGAGCACAAAATTATACAAACGCCTCAAAAATGGCGGCAACCGGCTTTTTTTCGGCCTTTATTGCCGGTGTATTGCTTGCGATTTTTGGTGTCTTATTTTTGGAACCCCTGGTCCGCCTGCTTGGCGCCACGGATACTATTCTTCCTTTTGCACGGGAGTACCTGCGTTTTATTCTTATAGGCGCACCTTTTATGATGTGTTCCCTGATGCAGAATAACCTGCTGCGTTATCAGGGCAGTTCTTTTTACGGCATGATTGGCATGGTGAGCGGGGCGCTTATTAATATTGCTCTTGATCCGTTATTCATCTTTGTTTTCCATTTAGGATCAGGCGGGGCGGGGCTTGCTACTATGATCAGTCAGTTTATTAGTTTTTGTATTCTCTTAATAGCGTCGGGTAAAAAAGATAATGTGCGCATAAGGTTTAAATATTTTTCCCCCAGTTTGGCAAATTACCGGGAAATGTTGCGGGGCGGCCTGCCTTCCCTGGCACGGCAGGGAATAGCCAGCATATCCGGTATTTGCATGAATAACTTTGCCGGAAGCTTCGGAGATGAAGCTATCGCGGCAATAACCATAGTGCAGCGTGTCTTTATGATGGCAGCGTCACTGGTAGCCGGTATAGGCCAGGGATTTCAGCCGGTATGCGGTTTCAATTACGGAGCAAAATTATACCCCCGGGTAAAACAGGGGTTTCTTTTTTCGATGCTTGTCATGACCATTCCTTTGATACCCCTCGGCATTTTAGGTTTTATATTTGCACCCCAGATCATTGCACTGTTCAGGCCGGATGATACTCTGCTCATAGAAATCGGCGCCAGGGTATTCCGGTATCAATGTTACACCATCCCCCTGCTCGGCTGGGTAACTATCAACAGTATGATGATGCAGACCATGGGTAAGGCGTTCAAGGCAAGCCTTTTGGCAATAGCCCGCCAGGGCTTGTTTATGCTGCCCCTGCTGTTCCTGCTCACTCCGCTTTTTGGGTTTACCGGGATTGCGGTCAGCCAGCCCCTGGCCGATTTTGGTACGTTTATTTTGTCAATTCCCCTTTCCATAAGCGTTTTTCGTGAAATGAAACACGATAGTCCTGGTGCGATTACAATCAAAAAATAA
- the purE gene encoding 5-(carboxyamino)imidazole ribonucleotide mutase — translation MKAAIIFGSTSDKAVMKKAADVLREFGVEFSAHVISAHRTPELLTETLKTLEAQGVEVIIAGAGLAAHLPGVIASQTQVPVIGVPISSGGLGGLDALLSIVQMPKPIPVASVGVDNGANAAYLACEILSIKYSELKEKLAAFRIKMKADFARDNSLSKDGGVEL, via the coding sequence ATGAAAGCCGCCATTATCTTCGGATCTACGTCGGATAAAGCTGTAATGAAGAAAGCCGCCGATGTTTTACGGGAATTCGGGGTGGAGTTTTCTGCCCATGTCATTTCCGCACACCGGACCCCGGAATTGCTTACCGAAACCCTCAAAACTCTGGAAGCCCAGGGGGTGGAGGTGATTATCGCCGGGGCGGGGCTTGCGGCCCATTTGCCCGGGGTTATCGCCAGCCAGACCCAGGTTCCGGTCATCGGAGTGCCTATTAGCTCCGGTGGGCTTGGCGGGCTGGACGCCCTGTTGTCTATCGTACAGATGCCAAAGCCCATACCGGTGGCTTCAGTGGGGGTGGACAATGGGGCCAACGCGGCCTACCTTGCCTGTGAGATTCTTTCTATTAAATACAGTGAATTAAAAGAGAAGTTGGCGGCTTTCAGGATTAAGATGAAGGCCGATTTTGCCAGGGATAACTCGTTATCGAAAGACGGAGGAGTAGAATTATGA